A region from the Silene latifolia isolate original U9 population chromosome 7, ASM4854445v1, whole genome shotgun sequence genome encodes:
- the LOC141590304 gene encoding uncharacterized protein LOC141590304 — protein MSFVYGFNRLGDRVLLWESLENIHELIQEPWIVCGDFNNILGYDERIGYVVTEGEIKGFLECTAHCELADIPAQGAFFIWSNKQEEDGRRFSRIDRVLVNMEWLMAFPDTNTNFCLKGCLIITHVLWNYGGLIPREGIALNTLICGEVMRSF, from the coding sequence ATGTCTTTTGTGTATGGCTTTAATAGATTAGGGGATAGAGTTCTTCTATGGGAATCTTtagagaatattcatgagttgATACAAGAGCCATGGATTGTTTGTGGGGATTTTAACAACATCCTTGGGTATGACGAGAGAATTGGTTATGTGGTGACTGAAGGCGAAATAAAGGGATTTTTGGAATGTACTGCACATTGTGAACTTGCTGATATTCCAGCTCAGGGAGCCTTTTTCATCTGGAGCAACAAGCAGGAGGAGGATGGACGGAGGTTCAGTAGGATTGATAGGGTATTGGTTAATATGGAATGGCTCATGGCATTTCCTGATACTAATACTAATTTTTGCCTGAAGGGTTGTTTGATCATAACCCATGTGTTATGGAATTATGGAGGACTCATACCAAGAGAAGGAATAGCtttaaatactttaatatgtggggaaGTGATGAGAAGTTTTTAA